A part of Trueperaceae bacterium genomic DNA contains:
- the rpsI gene encoding 30S ribosomal protein S9, giving the protein MEQFYGTGRRKEAVARVFLRPGNGRISVNGREFQEYFRGILVGVQALEPLKDTNTAGRYDAYITVKGGGPSGQADAIKLGVARALLKVDPNYRPVLKDKGHLTRDARIVERKLYGLKKSRRAPQYSKR; this is encoded by the coding sequence ATGGAACAGTTCTACGGTACCGGGCGCCGCAAGGAAGCCGTCGCACGCGTCTTCCTTCGTCCTGGCAACGGCCGCATCTCCGTCAACGGCCGTGAGTTCCAGGAGTACTTCCGCGGCATCCTCGTCGGGGTCCAGGCCCTCGAGCCGCTGAAGGACACGAACACCGCCGGCCGCTACGACGCTTACATCACCGTCAAGGGCGGCGGCCCGAGTGGGCAGGCGGACGCCATCAAGCTCGGCGTCGCGCGCGCCCTGCTCAAGGTCGACCCCAACTACCGTCCGGTCCTCAAGGACAAGGGCCACCTCACCCGCGACGCGCGTATCGTCGAGCGCAAGCTCTACGGCCTCAAGAAGTCCAGGCGCGCGCCCCAGTACAGCAAGCGCTGA
- the rplM gene encoding 50S ribosomal protein L13 produces the protein MKTYFPNELNHDWVVIDAAGQRVGRLATQIATVLKGKHKPSYTPNQPGGDFVIVINADKVEFTGRKLDQKVYRRYTGYQGGLKETTAREMLDKHPVRVLEHAVWGMLPKTRMGRRLIRRLKVYAGEAHPHHAQQPKKLELA, from the coding sequence GTGAAGACGTACTTCCCCAACGAGCTCAACCACGACTGGGTCGTGATAGACGCGGCCGGTCAGCGCGTGGGCAGGCTCGCTACCCAGATCGCCACCGTGTTGAAGGGCAAGCACAAGCCCAGCTACACGCCCAACCAGCCGGGTGGCGACTTCGTCATCGTGATCAACGCGGACAAGGTGGAGTTCACCGGCCGCAAGCTGGATCAGAAGGTGTACCGCCGCTACACGGGCTACCAGGGCGGTCTGAAGGAGACCACGGCGCGCGAGATGCTCGACAAGCACCCCGTGCGCGTGCTCGAGCACGCGGTGTGGGGCATGCTCCCCAAGACCCGCATGGGACGGCGTCTCATCCGCCGCCTCAAGGTCTACGCCGGCGAGGCCCACCCGCACCACGCTCAGCAGCCCAAGAAGTTGGAGTTGGCTTGA
- a CDS encoding penicillin acylase family protein — translation MKVLGRVVGILLLLVIVAVGVGFVYLRSSLPRVKGEVQVSGPGGPIEIVRDADAVPHIYAQSRADAVFGLGFVHAQDRLWQMEFQRRVGSGRLSEVIGPATLGTDRFIRTLGIRQAAASALEAMSPEARALLDAYVAGVNAYLAQRRGALPAEFLLLGFEPEPFDAVDVASWAKMMAWDLGDNWGDELLRAQLVARLAPEDAGRMIAELWPSMDDAGTVVVPDGAAQYLKEIDVEGLLALAGPPKPDGYGSNNWVLAGDVTATGKPILANDPHLGLQAPSLWYFAHLVAPDLNVIGASLPGTPAVLLGRTDHHAWGFTNNGADVQDLFLERVDPEDGGRYLTPNGSEAFAVRQETIKVKGQADEVIEVRSTRHGPVISDVDARSREAAAGPLGGQGTVVAFAWTALEPGDRTLEAVLGMNVATSWDEFEDALRLFVAPMQNIVYADVDGVIAYYAPARIPVRAGGIGALPVPGWTGEGDWVGYVPFEELPHSVQPESGRIVTANQRVVPDDYAHYLTRDWADPYRAERIGELLDAQARATVDASVMAQLDQVSLMAREFVPLAQNAAATTDGARRLQALLVGFDGNMLAESRAPLAFAAWYRQFAFSLYRDDLGDVASGFFGLRPALTRAILAGNPDWCDDTTTPGVETCEQQASLALDAAWRELVGAFGDDTSKWSWGEAHEALYEHAVLGATPLARVANLRIGNGGDGFSVDAAGYGLEFGSFTQTHGPGYRGVYDLAGGGGWFIHGTGQSGNLVSGHYRDYLARWQSGAMIPMRMSRAEAEAGAMGTLRLVPRP, via the coding sequence ATGAAGGTACTGGGTCGGGTAGTTGGCATCTTGTTGCTGTTGGTGATCGTCGCGGTCGGCGTCGGCTTCGTCTACTTGCGCTCCTCGCTGCCGCGGGTGAAGGGCGAGGTCCAGGTCTCGGGGCCCGGCGGGCCGATCGAGATCGTGAGGGACGCGGACGCCGTCCCGCACATCTACGCGCAGAGTCGGGCCGACGCCGTCTTCGGCCTCGGCTTCGTCCACGCGCAGGACCGCCTCTGGCAGATGGAGTTCCAGCGGCGCGTCGGCAGCGGCAGGCTCTCGGAGGTCATCGGACCGGCCACGCTCGGGACGGACCGGTTCATCCGCACCCTCGGCATCCGCCAGGCCGCCGCCAGCGCGCTCGAGGCGATGTCGCCGGAGGCGCGTGCGCTCCTGGACGCCTACGTCGCGGGTGTCAACGCGTACCTCGCGCAGCGGCGCGGGGCGCTGCCCGCCGAGTTCCTCCTCCTAGGCTTCGAGCCAGAGCCTTTCGACGCGGTCGACGTCGCGAGCTGGGCGAAGATGATGGCTTGGGACCTCGGCGACAACTGGGGCGACGAGCTCCTGCGGGCCCAGCTCGTGGCCCGGCTGGCGCCGGAGGACGCCGGCCGGATGATCGCCGAACTGTGGCCCAGCATGGACGACGCCGGCACGGTCGTGGTGCCGGACGGGGCCGCGCAGTACCTCAAGGAGATCGACGTCGAGGGGCTCCTCGCGTTGGCCGGCCCTCCCAAGCCCGACGGCTACGGCTCGAACAACTGGGTCCTCGCCGGCGACGTCACGGCTACGGGCAAGCCGATCCTCGCCAACGACCCGCACCTGGGGCTGCAGGCGCCGTCGCTCTGGTACTTCGCGCACCTCGTCGCCCCCGACCTGAACGTGATCGGGGCGAGCCTGCCCGGCACGCCTGCCGTGCTGCTGGGGCGCACCGACCATCACGCCTGGGGCTTCACGAACAACGGGGCCGACGTCCAGGACCTGTTCCTGGAACGCGTCGACCCGGAGGACGGCGGTCGCTACCTGACGCCTAACGGCAGCGAAGCGTTCGCCGTGCGCCAGGAGACCATCAAGGTCAAGGGACAGGCTGACGAGGTCATCGAGGTGCGCTCGACGCGGCACGGCCCCGTCATCTCGGACGTGGACGCGCGCTCGCGCGAGGCCGCGGCCGGGCCGCTCGGAGGGCAGGGGACCGTGGTGGCGTTCGCCTGGACGGCCTTGGAGCCGGGCGACAGGACCCTCGAGGCGGTCCTCGGCATGAACGTCGCGACGAGCTGGGACGAGTTCGAGGACGCCCTCAGGCTGTTCGTCGCGCCGATGCAGAACATCGTCTACGCCGATGTGGACGGCGTCATCGCGTACTACGCCCCCGCGCGCATCCCCGTGAGAGCCGGCGGCATCGGCGCGCTCCCCGTGCCGGGTTGGACGGGCGAGGGCGATTGGGTGGGCTACGTGCCGTTCGAGGAGCTCCCGCACTCGGTGCAGCCCGAGAGCGGCCGCATCGTGACGGCCAACCAGCGGGTCGTGCCGGACGACTACGCGCACTACCTGACGCGCGACTGGGCCGACCCGTACCGCGCCGAGCGCATCGGGGAGCTGCTCGACGCTCAAGCGCGCGCCACCGTCGACGCCTCGGTGATGGCCCAGCTGGACCAGGTCTCGCTCATGGCGCGCGAGTTCGTGCCGCTCGCCCAGAACGCGGCGGCCACGACGGACGGCGCGCGGCGCCTCCAGGCGCTGCTCGTCGGCTTCGACGGCAACATGCTCGCCGAGTCGCGCGCGCCGCTCGCTTTCGCGGCCTGGTACAGGCAGTTCGCCTTCTCCCTCTACCGGGACGACCTCGGCGACGTCGCGTCCGGCTTCTTCGGCCTGCGCCCCGCCCTCACCCGCGCCATCCTGGCAGGCAACCCGGACTGGTGCGACGACACCACCACCCCCGGGGTAGAGACGTGCGAGCAGCAGGCCAGCCTCGCTCTCGACGCCGCCTGGCGGGAGCTCGTCGGCGCCTTCGGCGACGACACGAGCAAGTGGAGCTGGGGCGAGGCGCACGAGGCCCTCTACGAGCACGCCGTCCTCGGCGCCACGCCCCTGGCGCGGGTCGCGAACCTGCGCATAGGGAACGGTGGCGACGGCTTCAGCGTCGACGCGGCCGGCTACGGCCTCGAGTTCGGCTCCTTCACCCAGACGCACGGCCCCGGGTACCGCGGGGTGTACGACCTCGCGGGCGGCGGAGGCTGGTTCATCCACGGTACCGGCCAGTCGGGCAACCTCGTCTCGGGCCACTACCGCGACTACCTGGCGCGGTGGCAGAGCGGCGCCATGATCCCCATGCGCATGTCCCGCGCAGAGGCTGAAGCGGGCGCCATGGGCACGTTGCGCCTCGTGCCCCGGCCGTGA
- a CDS encoding ATP-binding protein has translation MSESDTHLSAPIGRVLGTEDSTPVAYWFLVLPGCKVRLDDVVMVRTADPTGSGAEVTFYGVVDQVRRRLEGVQFDLDTELMAQGLIPAEESYAAHVLVTRLGPEEFLPPAPGDAVSLATGLELERALYVDGMKARLGAGILRSGDPAYLNLDFVDGTRGAHVNISGISGVATKTSYALFLLYSLFHDGHGRGGAPLLTDPGSARAVVFNVKGEDLLFIDQPNGRLEEEERAWMQRNGAKDDRYATLGLRAGPFESCALHAPPQTTPGTRLVADAQQRDGVTPYVWTLREFCEGRMLPFAFADVGSMSQLEFLLQSVEERLYQLARDLPTTDVTVAVDWEPPEAAASLGAKAAATARRIDEAEGLPFDALASGRKYRLRTFAELVDFLEYKLLSEGTPEDGSPGDADKGGDPRWTARQPKGTREAFIRRLRGAQKHLARLVRGDLDERTAREVRLDVLGSQRQVHVVDIHQLAPLAQMFVVGVTLRGLFAAKERGHRGKVFVVLDELNKYAPSEGDSPIKEVLLDIAERGRSLGVILIGAQQTASEVERRVVGNAAIRVAGRLDAAESERPEYRYMPASTRSRTTILAPGTMILHQPDVPTPVLVTFPFPAWATRAEERDTVVSDEEAGGLLR, from the coding sequence GTGAGCGAGTCCGACACGCACCTGTCGGCGCCCATAGGGCGCGTCCTCGGCACGGAAGACTCGACGCCCGTCGCCTACTGGTTCCTCGTCCTCCCGGGTTGCAAGGTTCGACTGGACGACGTGGTGATGGTGCGGACCGCCGACCCGACGGGCTCGGGTGCCGAGGTCACGTTCTACGGCGTCGTCGACCAGGTCAGGCGCAGGCTCGAGGGCGTTCAGTTCGACCTCGATACGGAGCTGATGGCTCAGGGTCTCATCCCGGCCGAGGAGAGCTACGCCGCCCACGTCCTCGTCACCCGCCTCGGGCCGGAAGAGTTCCTGCCGCCGGCGCCCGGCGACGCGGTCAGCCTCGCCACTGGCCTCGAACTGGAGCGCGCCCTCTACGTGGACGGCATGAAGGCGCGTCTCGGCGCCGGCATCCTCCGCAGCGGCGACCCGGCTTACCTGAACCTCGACTTCGTCGACGGCACCCGCGGCGCGCACGTGAACATCTCGGGCATCTCCGGGGTGGCCACCAAGACGAGCTACGCGCTCTTCCTGCTCTACTCCCTGTTCCACGACGGGCACGGGCGCGGCGGCGCGCCTCTCCTGACCGACCCGGGCTCGGCCAGGGCCGTCGTCTTCAACGTCAAGGGCGAGGACCTCCTCTTCATCGACCAGCCGAACGGCCGGTTGGAGGAGGAGGAGCGGGCCTGGATGCAGCGCAACGGGGCGAAGGACGACCGTTACGCGACGCTCGGGCTGCGCGCCGGACCGTTCGAGAGCTGCGCTCTGCATGCTCCGCCCCAGACGACGCCCGGGACGAGGCTGGTGGCCGACGCCCAACAGCGCGACGGCGTCACGCCCTACGTATGGACGCTCAGGGAGTTCTGCGAGGGCCGCATGTTGCCGTTCGCCTTCGCCGACGTCGGGAGCATGTCGCAGCTCGAGTTCCTGCTCCAGAGCGTCGAGGAGCGGCTCTACCAGCTCGCCAGGGACCTGCCGACCACCGACGTCACCGTAGCCGTCGACTGGGAGCCGCCGGAGGCGGCCGCCTCACTCGGCGCCAAGGCCGCCGCCACGGCCAGGCGCATCGACGAGGCCGAGGGCTTGCCGTTCGACGCGCTCGCCAGCGGGCGCAAGTACCGGCTGCGGACGTTCGCGGAGCTGGTCGACTTCCTCGAGTACAAGCTCCTGAGCGAGGGCACGCCGGAGGACGGGTCCCCGGGCGATGCCGACAAGGGCGGCGACCCGCGCTGGACGGCCAGGCAGCCGAAGGGTACGCGCGAGGCGTTCATCCGCCGGCTCCGGGGTGCCCAGAAACATCTGGCGCGCCTCGTGCGCGGCGACCTCGACGAGCGCACGGCCAGGGAGGTGCGCCTCGACGTCCTGGGCTCCCAACGCCAAGTGCACGTGGTCGACATCCACCAGCTCGCGCCCCTCGCCCAGATGTTCGTCGTCGGCGTCACGCTCCGTGGGCTGTTCGCGGCCAAGGAGAGGGGGCACAGGGGCAAGGTGTTCGTCGTCCTCGACGAGCTGAACAAGTACGCGCCCTCGGAAGGCGACAGCCCGATCAAGGAGGTGCTGCTCGACATCGCCGAGCGCGGTCGCAGCCTGGGCGTCATCCTGATCGGGGCGCAGCAGACGGCAAGCGAGGTCGAGAGACGCGTGGTCGGCAACGCGGCCATCCGGGTGGCGGGGCGCCTCGACGCCGCCGAGTCGGAGCGACCGGAGTACCGCTACATGCCCGCGAGCACGCGCTCGCGCACGACCATCCTCGCGCCCGGCACGATGATCCTGCACCAACCGGACGTGCCGACGCCCGTCCTCGTCACCTTCCCGTTCCCCGCCTGGGCGACGCGGGCCGAGGAGCGCGACACGGTCGTCAGCGACGAGGAGGCGGGCGGGCTGTTGCGGTGA
- a CDS encoding exonuclease SbcCD subunit D translates to MKVLHTADWHAGRGLHGVDRTGEIKEALEELAELVKVERVDLVVVAGDLYDNRNPSAAAEDAVYRFFLDVGRAGAQSVIIAGNHDSPQRLDAVASLLGLAGVHAVGAFRPAGAGGAFELNVGGERVRVAALPFLSERRMIGAADLIEGDHAAQQGSYRETMRKLVGNLTAGMDGKAVNLLLMHTTFEGASLANSEYVFHSTNSYTVPASIVPEAVTYAALGHIHKPQGVQGLAEGKARYPGSLLQLDFGEAGSERSVVIAELRAGRAPEYALKPITAGKRLKRAVVAEEELDRRALELAEFPGWLKLVVKLQRPRPGLKERLQRDLPNLLAVEQQLPGEDATDEPGFDPAALDLVAAYRDYLGEERGADGQQELVAAFAGLLEEAVT, encoded by the coding sequence ATGAAGGTACTACACACGGCTGACTGGCATGCCGGCCGGGGCCTGCACGGGGTCGACCGCACCGGCGAGATCAAGGAGGCGCTCGAGGAGCTCGCCGAGCTCGTGAAGGTCGAGCGGGTCGACTTGGTCGTGGTCGCAGGGGACCTGTACGACAACCGCAACCCGAGCGCGGCCGCCGAGGACGCCGTCTACCGCTTCTTCCTCGACGTGGGCCGTGCCGGTGCGCAGAGCGTGATCATCGCCGGTAACCACGACTCGCCCCAACGCCTCGACGCTGTGGCCAGCCTACTGGGGCTCGCCGGCGTGCACGCCGTGGGCGCCTTCCGGCCCGCCGGCGCCGGCGGCGCGTTCGAGCTGAACGTCGGGGGCGAGCGGGTGCGGGTGGCCGCGCTGCCGTTCCTCTCCGAGCGGCGGATGATCGGCGCGGCCGACCTGATCGAGGGCGACCACGCCGCCCAGCAGGGCAGCTACCGCGAGACGATGCGCAAGCTCGTCGGCAACCTGACGGCCGGTATGGACGGCAAGGCCGTGAACCTCCTCCTCATGCACACGACCTTCGAGGGCGCCAGCCTCGCCAACTCCGAGTACGTGTTCCACAGCACCAACAGCTACACCGTGCCGGCGTCGATCGTGCCTGAAGCGGTGACTTACGCCGCCCTCGGGCATATCCACAAGCCGCAGGGCGTCCAGGGGCTGGCGGAGGGCAAGGCGCGCTACCCGGGCAGCCTACTGCAGCTCGACTTCGGCGAGGCGGGCAGCGAGCGCAGCGTGGTCATCGCGGAGCTGCGCGCGGGTCGCGCGCCCGAGTACGCCCTCAAGCCCATCACGGCGGGCAAGCGCCTGAAGCGCGCCGTCGTGGCGGAGGAGGAGCTCGACAGGCGGGCGTTGGAGCTCGCGGAGTTCCCCGGCTGGCTCAAGCTCGTCGTGAAGCTCCAGCGCCCGCGGCCGGGCCTCAAGGAGCGGCTGCAGCGCGACCTGCCCAACCTCCTCGCCGTCGAGCAGCAGCTGCCGGGGGAGGACGCTACGGACGAGCCGGGCTTCGATCCCGCCGCGCTCGACCTCGTCGCCGCCTACCGCGACTACCTCGGGGAGGAACGTGGCGCGGACGGTCAGCAGGAGCTCGTCGCCGCCTTCGCCGGCCTGTTGGAGGAGGCGGTCACGTGA
- a CDS encoding AAA family ATPase: MTPIELRLEGFTCYRDRAVIDFTGPGTGLFAVTGPTGAGKSTLLDALTYALYGQTPRLGGRGLEALVSPGSPSMFVQLTFRAATGVYRVTRAAQRKPGGVASEVRVEQADAAAQHGGWRQLPASERVRDANKAIEEIVGLDYGGFTRAVLLPQGAFDEFLRGDVGERRRLLVSLLGLDRVEEVRGLASRIGRDAETVAKGLTSRLAEDYAGVGAGAVRELEERRTALQARAAALEGLVAEAEAGLAAAEERARLQAALAALQARRAELLQDGERVARIEAEVGAARRAAEVAPLIEAGERAAARLAGLVAKKESAEAKASARRAAADAAAAALAAVRAAADTGLPPAEEELAALAAASPALATLERLGGEVADVASSDATVGAGKLIDETAWGRLELAAGLLDGLTRAEAAVARARERLREAEVEAASAAAAAERLGGESEARTEAGKALRAEAERREAALRAAHLADAAAAVRAHVHVGAHCPVCGNVVGAVTGGGGDVEVAAAEAAASAAKQALERARVEFAEFKGRLGAAQTRASGTAQALAEARAGAEEAERELATALARVRELLAVAADARADAALLRATLETARREALVAHARAVAADLRAAGADLGALARVGAGARAAQLEREVAEHRSRLVAAAEAHAAAEREAAAAAGELAAAEERTAEAEGESTAAGERLLAGAVARGFAGVAAVRAALREPAALVALAAAVDEHRRDLGTVGARIGEVEAELLGLAALDDPRGLGAAGVAEACRTRLKLLRGERTEVAAALGTTAGELTRAKEALERKRALTSQLAEAEARAELHKQLATDLRSDRFQEYLMTHVQQRLARRASATLRNVTDGRFDLHLLDGDYLVADQWTGGELRSARTLSGGESFVASLALALALSDTLAGNAALGALFLDEGFGTLDAGTLEAVTAVLESLTDEGRMVGVITHVSELSERLPARLVVTKGQSGSTVAWDT, translated from the coding sequence ATGACCCCCATCGAGCTGCGCCTCGAGGGGTTCACGTGCTACCGGGACCGGGCCGTCATCGACTTCACCGGGCCCGGCACCGGCCTCTTCGCCGTGACCGGCCCGACGGGGGCGGGCAAGTCGACGCTCCTCGACGCCTTGACCTACGCCCTCTACGGCCAGACGCCCCGGCTCGGCGGCAGGGGCCTCGAAGCCCTAGTCAGCCCGGGCTCACCGAGCATGTTCGTACAGCTCACGTTCAGGGCGGCCACCGGTGTCTACCGCGTGACGCGCGCCGCGCAGCGCAAGCCCGGCGGCGTCGCGAGCGAGGTGCGCGTCGAGCAGGCGGACGCGGCGGCGCAGCACGGCGGCTGGCGCCAGCTCCCCGCCAGCGAGCGCGTGCGCGACGCCAACAAGGCCATCGAAGAGATAGTCGGGCTGGACTACGGGGGTTTCACGCGCGCCGTCTTGCTGCCCCAGGGCGCCTTCGACGAGTTCCTGCGCGGGGACGTCGGCGAGCGGCGCAGGCTGCTGGTCAGCCTCCTCGGGCTCGACCGGGTGGAGGAGGTTCGGGGGCTCGCCAGCCGGATCGGGCGCGATGCCGAGACGGTCGCGAAGGGCCTGACGAGCCGGCTCGCGGAGGACTACGCGGGCGTCGGTGCCGGCGCCGTTCGCGAGCTGGAGGAGCGGCGGACCGCGCTGCAGGCGCGGGCCGCCGCTCTCGAGGGCCTCGTGGCGGAGGCGGAGGCCGGCCTGGCTGCGGCCGAGGAGCGCGCGCGGCTGCAGGCCGCGCTGGCTGCCCTCCAGGCCCGCCGCGCCGAGCTGCTCCAGGACGGCGAGCGGGTCGCGCGTATCGAGGCCGAGGTCGGCGCGGCCCGGCGGGCCGCCGAGGTGGCGCCGCTCATCGAGGCTGGCGAGCGGGCGGCGGCGCGGCTCGCTGGGCTCGTGGCGAAGAAGGAGAGCGCCGAGGCTAAGGCGAGCGCGCGCCGTGCCGCCGCCGACGCGGCCGCCGCCGCCCTCGCGGCGGTGCGCGCCGCCGCCGATACCGGCCTGCCGCCCGCCGAGGAGGAGCTGGCCGCTCTCGCCGCCGCCAGCCCGGCGCTGGCAACCCTGGAACGCCTCGGCGGTGAGGTGGCCGACGTCGCCTCGTCGGACGCGACGGTCGGCGCAGGCAAGCTCATCGACGAGACCGCGTGGGGCAGGCTGGAGCTGGCCGCCGGCCTGCTCGACGGCCTTACTCGGGCGGAGGCCGCCGTCGCGAGAGCCCGCGAGCGCCTGCGCGAGGCCGAGGTCGAGGCCGCGAGCGCGGCGGCGGCGGCGGAGCGCCTCGGCGGCGAGTCGGAGGCGCGGACCGAGGCCGGCAAGGCCCTGCGTGCCGAGGCCGAGCGGCGCGAGGCGGCGCTCCGCGCCGCCCACCTCGCCGACGCCGCGGCGGCCGTGAGGGCCCACGTGCACGTCGGCGCGCACTGCCCCGTGTGCGGCAACGTCGTCGGGGCGGTGACCGGCGGTGGCGGCGACGTCGAGGTGGCCGCCGCCGAGGCCGCCGCGTCCGCGGCCAAACAGGCGTTGGAGCGGGCGCGGGTCGAGTTCGCCGAGTTCAAGGGGCGTCTCGGGGCGGCGCAGACGCGGGCCTCCGGGACCGCTCAGGCCCTGGCGGAGGCCAGGGCCGGGGCCGAGGAGGCCGAGAGGGAGCTGGCGACGGCCCTGGCGCGCGTCCGAGAGCTTCTCGCCGTCGCGGCGGACGCGCGCGCGGACGCCGCCCTACTGAGGGCGACCCTCGAGACGGCGAGGCGGGAGGCGCTCGTCGCTCATGCGCGGGCGGTTGCCGCAGACCTGAGGGCGGCCGGCGCCGACCTCGGCGCGCTCGCGCGGGTCGGAGCCGGCGCGCGCGCGGCGCAGCTGGAACGGGAAGTGGCCGAGCACCGGTCCCGCCTGGTCGCCGCCGCCGAGGCCCATGCGGCTGCCGAGCGGGAGGCCGCCGCCGCGGCCGGCGAGCTGGCGGCCGCGGAGGAGCGAACGGCCGAGGCCGAGGGGGAGAGCACCGCCGCCGGCGAACGGCTGCTCGCGGGCGCGGTGGCGCGGGGCTTCGCGGGCGTTGCGGCCGTGCGCGCAGCACTGAGGGAACCGGCGGCGCTGGTCGCGCTGGCGGCCGCGGTCGACGAGCACCGCCGCGACCTGGGGACCGTTGGGGCGCGGATCGGCGAGGTGGAGGCGGAGCTGCTCGGCCTCGCCGCGTTGGACGACCCGCGCGGTCTCGGGGCGGCGGGCGTGGCGGAGGCGTGCAGGACACGCCTCAAGCTCTTGCGCGGCGAGCGCACGGAGGTCGCGGCGGCGCTCGGCACGACCGCGGGCGAGCTGACGCGTGCCAAGGAGGCGCTGGAGCGCAAGCGCGCCCTCACCTCCCAGCTGGCCGAGGCCGAAGCGCGCGCCGAGTTGCATAAGCAGCTGGCCACGGATCTGCGGAGCGACCGGTTCCAGGAGTACCTCATGACGCACGTGCAGCAGCGCCTCGCACGGCGGGCGTCGGCGACGCTGCGCAACGTCACGGACGGGCGCTTCGACCTCCACCTGCTCGACGGCGACTACCTGGTGGCCGACCAGTGGACGGGCGGCGAGCTCCGCAGCGCGCGCACCCTCTCGGGCGGCGAGAGCTTCGTTGCGAGCCTCGCCCTCGCGCTAGCGCTCTCGGACACCCTGGCGGGCAACGCGGCGCTCGGGGCGCTGTTCCTCGACGAGGGCTTCGGCACCCTCGACGCGGGTACCTTGGAGGCCGTCACGGCCGTGCTCGAGTCGTTGACGGACGAGGGGCGCATGGTGGGCGTCATCACCCACGTCTCGGAGCTCAGCGAGCGGCTGCCGGCCAGGCTCGTGGTGACCAAGGGCCAGTCGGGCTCCACCGTCGCCTGGGACACGTGA
- a CDS encoding transcriptional regulator NrdR has translation MINSRPSDEGAAIRRRRECVACSRRFTTYERAQFEALLVRKRSGRLEAFNPDKLLDKLRIACNKRPVSEKQLREFAYSFEDETGTPEIASEEIGRRVLQFLQDTDSVSYIRFLSVYGDFESVGRFIEEIKQLEDKGEAKGESKG, from the coding sequence GTGATCAACTCGCGCCCCTCCGACGAGGGCGCCGCCATCCGGCGGCGGCGTGAATGCGTAGCGTGCTCGCGCCGCTTCACCACCTACGAGCGCGCCCAGTTCGAGGCTCTCCTGGTGCGCAAGCGTTCCGGGCGCCTGGAGGCGTTCAACCCGGACAAGCTGCTCGACAAACTGCGCATCGCCTGCAACAAGCGCCCCGTGAGCGAGAAGCAGTTGCGGGAGTTCGCCTACTCGTTCGAGGACGAGACGGGCACGCCCGAGATAGCGAGCGAGGAGATCGGCAGGCGCGTCCTCCAGTTCCTGCAGGACACCGACAGCGTGTCTTACATCCGCTTCCTGAGCGTCTACGGCGACTTCGAGTCGGTCGGGCGGTTCATCGAGGAGATCAAGCAGCTCGAGGACAAGGGCGAGGCGAAGGGCGAGTCCAAGGGCTGA
- a CDS encoding SDR family NAD(P)-dependent oxidoreductase → MESTRVVLVTNVGTGFGRAVALAYGRSGYHVVCADSDVDLAAKTAAEVEELGGQAIPIQTDTTTQMDVLSAYHKVMEIFGTIGGVVHLAAQVSTTPFEDLAEGEFFELMAEDVRSSYLILKAASRLLGSGWVVIVAPPVEGSVQMRAVQGALRELVEGFRQRFAYPRVNLVTPSRASSDPRHDQALVRAVRFLGSQESAGVSGQSVAVELPQPPRIAENLLPEVRAALDTSVRQSDEERWPGWEEATEPDGLAVDDGGLDDSEPADLDSDELASEDLGLDATALQSAPGLRRPASAVTLDELDDEGAGLEDDLEDGALDYFDDWAADLGLPDGPALRHLVAEDGATTLSGLESANALYGDLRSLQGAVHDDLLEDDDLGEPWPLVRRRP, encoded by the coding sequence ATGGAGAGCACCCGGGTCGTGTTGGTGACTAACGTCGGTACCGGCTTCGGTCGGGCCGTCGCCCTCGCGTACGGGCGCTCCGGCTACCACGTCGTATGTGCCGACAGCGACGTCGATCTCGCGGCCAAGACGGCCGCGGAGGTCGAGGAGCTGGGCGGCCAGGCCATCCCCATCCAGACGGACACGACCACGCAGATGGACGTACTCTCCGCCTACCACAAGGTGATGGAGATCTTCGGCACCATCGGCGGCGTCGTTCATCTGGCCGCCCAGGTGAGCACGACGCCCTTCGAGGACCTCGCCGAGGGCGAGTTCTTCGAGCTCATGGCCGAGGACGTCCGCTCGAGCTACCTGATCCTCAAGGCCGCTTCTCGCCTCCTGGGCAGCGGTTGGGTCGTGATCGTCGCGCCGCCGGTGGAAGGCTCCGTGCAGATGCGCGCGGTCCAGGGCGCCTTGAGGGAGCTGGTCGAGGGGTTCAGGCAACGCTTCGCCTATCCGCGCGTGAACCTGGTCACGCCGTCGCGCGCGTCCTCCGACCCGCGGCACGACCAAGCCCTGGTGAGGGCCGTGCGCTTCCTCGGCTCGCAGGAGTCGGCGGGCGTTAGCGGCCAGTCCGTGGCCGTCGAGCTCCCGCAGCCTCCGCGCATCGCCGAGAACCTGCTCCCCGAGGTCCGGGCCGCGCTGGACACGTCCGTGCGCCAGAGCGACGAGGAGCGGTGGCCCGGCTGGGAGGAAGCCACCGAGCCGGACGGCCTCGCGGTCGACGACGGCGGGCTGGACGACTCCGAGCCCGCGGACCTCGACTCCGACGAGCTGGCGTCGGAGGACCTTGGCCTCGACGCCACGGCGTTGCAGTCCGCCCCCGGCCTGAGACGGCCGGCCTCCGCCGTGACGCTCGACGAGTTGGACGACGAGGGGGCGGGCCTCGAGGACGACCTGGAAGACGGCGCGCTCGACTATTTCGACGACTGGGCCGCCGACCTCGGCCTGCCAGACGGTCCGGCCCTCCGCCACCTGGTGGCCGAGGACGGGGCCACGACGTTGTCCGGCCTCGAGTCCGCCAACGCCCTCTACGGCGACCTGCGTAGCCTCCAGGGCGCGGTCCACGACGACCTGCTCGAGGACGACGACCTGGGCGAGCCGTGGCCGCTCGTGCGTCGGCGCCCCTGA